A DNA window from Bradyrhizobium sp. CCBAU 53421 contains the following coding sequences:
- a CDS encoding DUF4118 domain-containing protein has protein sequence MRKGNDYILKLRPWSLSTFVVALLAVVLATATQEMFASFGMQFYFAAFVPAILIAGLMGGAPAGAFATIITLPIVWWVFMPPYFEFAWPTADDYDSIATFLLSSALLLGFSQLYREALVILRK, from the coding sequence ATGCGCAAGGGCAACGACTACATTTTGAAGCTGCGGCCTTGGTCGTTGTCGACGTTCGTCGTCGCCCTGCTGGCGGTGGTGCTCGCGACCGCGACCCAGGAGATGTTCGCAAGCTTCGGCATGCAGTTCTATTTCGCGGCCTTCGTGCCGGCGATCCTGATCGCCGGCCTGATGGGCGGCGCACCGGCCGGCGCCTTTGCCACCATCATCACGCTACCGATCGTCTGGTGGGTGTTCATGCCCCCGTATTTCGAGTTCGCCTGGCCGACGGCCGACGACTATGACAGCATCGCGACATTCCTGTTGTCGAGCGCGCTCTTGCTCGGTTTCTCGCAGCTCTACCGGGAAGCGCTGGTCATCTTGCGGAAATAG
- a CDS encoding DUF1134 domain-containing protein, which translates to MTFASRLAAVAFAALMCWSAGASAQQPPPPQYPPPQREPTPYTYGPDELVGAGHKFFGNVSRGLASVIERAVSQWGLPNGYVLGEEGSGAFVAGLRYGEGTLYTKNAGDLRVYWQGPSVGFDWGGDGARTMTLVYNLPSTQAIYQRFVGIDGSAYIVGGFGMTALTANNIVLVPIRSGIGLRLGASVGYLKFTPRATWNPF; encoded by the coding sequence ATGACTTTCGCATCACGCCTTGCCGCGGTCGCGTTTGCCGCGCTGATGTGCTGGAGCGCAGGGGCGTCCGCGCAGCAGCCCCCACCACCGCAATATCCGCCGCCGCAGCGTGAACCGACACCGTATACTTACGGGCCCGACGAACTGGTCGGCGCCGGACACAAGTTCTTCGGCAACGTCTCGCGCGGGCTCGCCTCGGTGATCGAGCGCGCCGTCAGCCAATGGGGCCTGCCCAACGGTTATGTGCTCGGCGAGGAAGGCTCCGGCGCGTTCGTGGCCGGGCTGCGCTACGGGGAAGGCACGCTCTACACCAAGAACGCCGGCGACCTCCGGGTCTATTGGCAGGGTCCCTCGGTCGGCTTCGACTGGGGCGGCGACGGCGCCCGGACCATGACGCTGGTCTACAACCTGCCCTCGACCCAGGCGATCTATCAGCGCTTCGTCGGCATCGACGGCTCGGCCTATATCGTCGGCGGTTTCGGCATGACGGCGCTGACCGCCAACAACATCGTGCTGGTCCCGATTCGCTCGGGCATCGGCCTGCGGCTCGGCGCCAGCGTCGGCTATCTCAAATTCACCCCGCGCGCGACCTGGAACCCGTTCTAG
- a CDS encoding YHS domain-containing (seleno)protein, which produces MAFFGLLAGILAAIWPSLPVQATTTERVVTNRYSGLAIEGFDPVAYFTDAAATQGRPEFEAADSGVVWRFRNEGNRASFVAHPEIYGPQFGGYDPTDLVRGVTCAGNPRFWAVVGNRLYLFNREHSRDAFAADPARFLKEAAARWPELEENLAQ; this is translated from the coding sequence ATGGCGTTTTTCGGCCTGTTGGCGGGCATTTTGGCGGCTATCTGGCCCTCTTTGCCTGTTCAGGCCACGACGACCGAGCGCGTGGTGACGAACCGCTACTCGGGCCTTGCGATCGAGGGATTCGATCCCGTCGCCTATTTCACCGACGCCGCCGCGACCCAGGGGCGGCCGGAATTCGAGGCCGCCGACAGCGGCGTGGTCTGGCGCTTCCGCAACGAAGGCAACCGCGCCTCGTTCGTCGCGCATCCGGAAATCTATGGCCCGCAGTTCGGCGGTTACGATCCGACCGACCTGGTGCGCGGCGTGACCTGCGCGGGCAATCCGCGCTTCTGGGCCGTCGTCGGGAACAGGCTTTATCTGTTCAACCGGGAACACAGCCGCGATGCCTTCGCCGCCGATCCCGCGCGCTTCCTGAAGGAAGCCGCGGCGCGCTGGCCGGAGCTGGAAGAAAATCTCGCACAGTAA
- the cysQ gene encoding 3'(2'),5'-bisphosphate nucleotidase CysQ codes for MNEAKSPALGCEAAATLLESLTRLVIEAGEAILAVNRSTMNVAGKSDGSPVTEADLAADHIIVEGLARLAPRISLLSEERVHLATPPYKDSFFLIDPLDGTKEFVAGRNEFTVNVALVTHGVPLLGIVGAPALGLIWRGIVGKGAERLTLQGGTVSQAVPIKSRPCPPRGAPWTVAVSRSHGDARTEAFIDERGGAVRAVLGSAVKFGRVAEGEVDIYPRLSPTSEWDVAAGHAVVVAAGGKVTDSNGRPLHFGLGREDFLVPEFIAWGDPSATA; via the coding sequence ATGAATGAGGCAAAATCGCCCGCCCTTGGCTGCGAAGCCGCCGCGACGCTGCTCGAATCGCTGACCAGGCTGGTGATCGAGGCCGGCGAGGCGATCCTTGCGGTCAATCGTTCCACGATGAATGTTGCCGGCAAAAGCGACGGATCGCCGGTCACGGAGGCCGATCTCGCCGCCGACCACATTATCGTCGAAGGGCTGGCACGGCTTGCGCCGCGGATATCGCTGCTTTCGGAGGAGCGCGTCCATCTGGCGACGCCGCCCTACAAGGACAGCTTCTTCCTGATCGATCCGCTCGACGGCACCAAGGAGTTCGTCGCCGGCCGCAACGAATTCACCGTCAATGTGGCGCTGGTCACGCACGGCGTGCCGCTGCTCGGCATCGTCGGTGCGCCCGCGCTCGGGTTGATCTGGCGCGGCATCGTCGGCAAGGGCGCCGAGCGATTGACATTGCAGGGCGGCACGGTTTCGCAGGCGGTGCCGATCAAGAGCCGCCCCTGCCCGCCGCGCGGCGCGCCCTGGACCGTTGCGGTCAGCCGCTCACACGGCGATGCGCGGACCGAAGCCTTCATCGACGAGCGCGGCGGCGCGGTGCGTGCCGTGCTGGGCTCGGCCGTCAAGTTCGGTCGTGTCGCCGAGGGCGAGGTCGACATCTATCCGCGCCTCTCGCCGACGTCGGAATGGGATGTGGCGGCCGGTCACGCGGTGGTCGTCGCGGCCGGCGGCAAGGTGACCGATTCGAACGGCCGCCCATTGCATTTCGGGTTAGGCCGCGAAGACTTCCTGGTGCCCGAATTCATCGCGTGGGGCGACCCGTCCGCGACGGCGTGA
- the chpT gene encoding histidine phosphotransferase ChpT: protein MSGTSSPGPAPDALELAALLCSRVCHDLISPVGAIVNGLEVLDDNPKPEDRDFALDLIRKSAKTASARLQFCRLAFGAAGSSGAQIDLGDAQNMAKGHIEDGKVTLTWNLPRLLLPKNRVKLLLNMLVIAQQTIPRGGTLTIDPVGEGETMSFRILAAGLNARVPQNIVDLLNASSPNTVDAHAVQPHYTRLLAEACGLKVTLALDGDKVVIAAS from the coding sequence ATGTCTGGCACTTCGTCTCCCGGTCCCGCTCCCGATGCGCTCGAACTCGCGGCGCTCTTGTGCTCGCGGGTCTGTCACGATCTCATCAGTCCGGTCGGCGCGATCGTCAATGGGCTTGAGGTCCTCGACGACAATCCCAAGCCTGAAGACCGCGACTTCGCGCTCGATCTGATCCGCAAGAGCGCCAAGACCGCGTCGGCGCGGCTGCAGTTCTGCCGGCTGGCGTTCGGTGCCGCGGGTTCCTCCGGTGCGCAGATCGACCTCGGCGATGCCCAGAACATGGCGAAGGGGCATATCGAGGACGGCAAGGTGACGCTGACCTGGAATTTGCCGCGGCTGCTGCTGCCCAAGAACCGGGTCAAGCTGCTGCTGAACATGCTGGTGATTGCGCAGCAGACCATTCCGCGCGGCGGCACGCTCACCATCGATCCGGTCGGCGAGGGTGAGACGATGAGCTTCCGCATCCTGGCCGCGGGCCTCAATGCGCGGGTGCCGCAGAACATCGTCGATCTGCTCAATGCAAGCTCACCAAACACGGTCGACGCGCATGCGGTGCAGCCGCATTACACGCGCCTGTTGGCGGAAGCCTGCGGGTTGAAGGTGACGCTCGCGCTCGACGGCGACAAGGTCGTTATCGCAGCGTCCTGA
- a CDS encoding hybrid sensor histidine kinase/response regulator — translation MDDLLREFLTESSESLDTVDNQLVQFEQDPNNAKILDNIFRLVHTIKGTCGFLGLPRLEALAHAGETLMGKFRDGMPVKAEAVTLILSSIDRIKEILGGLEATEAEPEGNDRDLIDQLEAMVEHGMAALSGSTQSMPASAEDDVPVVEAPSVQAAMTEGTLVVQTLERPLRPGEVSLDELERAFRETETEVAAPAPAAKPAAAPAAEPTEAAKKPARKAAAEDVQEGDKIANQSIRVNVDTLEHLMTMVSELVLTRNQLLEISRRNEDTEFKVPLQRLSNVTAELQEGVMKTRMQPIGNAWQKLPRIVRDLSGELGKQIELEMHGADTELDRQVLDLIKDPLTHMVRNSADHGLETTAERVAAGKPEQGTIRLSAYHEGGHIIICIADNGRGLNTERIKAKALQNGLVTEAELEKMTEAQIHKFIFAPGFSTAAQVTSVSGRGVGMDVVRTNIDQIGGTIDIKSVAGEGASVTIKIPLTLAIVSALIVEAGGDRFAIPQLSVVELVRARANSEHRIERIKDTAVLRLRNKLLPLIHLKKLLKIDDGATTSDAENGFIVVTQVGSQTFGIVVDGVFHTEEIVVKPMSTKLRHIDMFSGNTILGDGAVIMIIDPNGIAKALGASGSSAHDMADDSASAHANSGEQLTSLLVFRAGSSQPKAVPLGLVTRLEEIATDKIELSNGRYMVQYREQLMPLVQMAGVEMQSQGSQPILVFADDGRSMGLVVDEIIDIVEERLNIEVAGSQDGILGSAVIKGQATEVIDVGHFLPMAFADWFSRKEMRPSASAQSVLLVDDSAFFRNMLAPVLKAAGYKVRTAGGAQEGLAALRSGQAFDVVLTDIEMPEMNGFEFAENIRSDHNLNQLPIIALSAMVSPAAIERGRQAGFHDYVAKFDRPGLIAALKEQTAEIRKAA, via the coding sequence ATGGACGATCTGTTGCGCGAGTTCCTGACGGAGAGCAGCGAGAGCCTGGATACGGTCGACAACCAGCTGGTGCAGTTCGAGCAGGATCCGAACAACGCGAAGATCCTGGACAACATTTTCCGCCTTGTGCACACGATCAAGGGGACCTGCGGCTTCCTCGGGCTGCCGCGGCTGGAAGCGCTGGCGCATGCCGGCGAGACCTTGATGGGCAAATTCCGCGACGGCATGCCGGTGAAGGCGGAAGCCGTGACGCTGATCCTGTCCTCGATCGACCGCATCAAGGAGATCCTGGGCGGGCTCGAGGCGACCGAGGCCGAGCCCGAAGGCAACGACCGCGACCTGATCGATCAGCTCGAAGCGATGGTCGAGCACGGCATGGCCGCATTGTCAGGCTCGACGCAGTCGATGCCGGCTTCTGCCGAAGACGATGTGCCTGTGGTTGAAGCCCCGTCCGTGCAGGCGGCGATGACAGAAGGCACGCTGGTGGTGCAGACGCTGGAGCGTCCGCTGCGTCCGGGCGAGGTCTCGCTCGACGAGCTCGAGCGCGCCTTCCGCGAGACCGAGACCGAAGTCGCCGCGCCCGCGCCGGCTGCGAAGCCCGCCGCTGCGCCCGCCGCCGAGCCGACTGAGGCTGCAAAGAAGCCGGCCCGCAAGGCCGCGGCCGAGGACGTCCAGGAAGGCGACAAGATCGCCAACCAGTCGATCCGGGTCAACGTCGACACCCTCGAACACCTCATGACCATGGTCTCCGAGCTGGTCTTGACCCGCAACCAGCTCCTGGAGATCTCACGGCGCAACGAGGACACCGAGTTCAAGGTGCCGCTGCAGCGGCTCTCCAACGTCACCGCCGAGCTGCAGGAAGGCGTCATGAAGACGCGCATGCAGCCGATCGGCAATGCCTGGCAGAAGCTGCCGCGCATCGTCCGCGATCTCAGTGGCGAACTCGGCAAGCAGATCGAGCTGGAGATGCACGGCGCCGACACCGAGCTCGACCGCCAGGTGCTCGACCTGATCAAGGACCCGTTGACGCACATGGTGCGCAACTCCGCCGATCATGGCCTCGAGACCACCGCCGAGCGCGTCGCCGCCGGCAAGCCGGAGCAGGGCACCATTCGCCTCTCCGCCTATCACGAAGGTGGCCACATCATCATCTGCATCGCCGACAACGGCCGCGGGCTCAACACCGAGCGGATCAAGGCCAAGGCGCTCCAGAACGGCCTCGTCACCGAGGCTGAGCTGGAGAAGATGACCGAGGCCCAGATCCACAAGTTCATCTTCGCGCCGGGCTTCTCGACCGCCGCGCAAGTGACCTCGGTGTCCGGCCGCGGCGTCGGCATGGACGTGGTGCGCACCAATATCGACCAGATCGGCGGCACCATCGACATCAAGAGCGTGGCCGGCGAGGGCGCCTCCGTCACCATCAAGATCCCGCTGACCCTGGCCATCGTCTCCGCCCTGATCGTGGAGGCCGGCGGCGACCGTTTTGCGATTCCCCAACTGTCTGTCGTCGAGCTGGTGCGGGCGCGCGCCAACTCCGAGCACCGCATCGAGCGGATCAAGGACACGGCAGTGCTGCGGCTGCGCAACAAGCTCTTGCCGCTGATCCATCTCAAGAAGCTGCTCAAGATCGACGACGGCGCCACCACGTCAGACGCCGAGAACGGCTTCATCGTGGTCACGCAAGTCGGCAGCCAGACCTTCGGCATCGTGGTCGACGGCGTGTTCCACACCGAGGAGATCGTGGTCAAGCCGATGTCCACCAAACTGCGGCACATCGACATGTTCTCCGGCAACACCATTCTGGGTGATGGCGCCGTGATCATGATCATCGATCCCAACGGCATTGCAAAAGCCTTGGGCGCGTCCGGCTCCTCGGCCCATGACATGGCCGACGACAGCGCGAGCGCCCACGCCAATAGCGGCGAGCAGCTGACCTCGCTCTTGGTGTTCCGCGCAGGTTCGAGCCAGCCCAAGGCGGTGCCGCTCGGCCTCGTCACCCGGCTGGAAGAGATCGCAACCGACAAGATCGAGCTCTCGAACGGCCGCTACATGGTGCAGTACCGCGAGCAGCTGATGCCGCTGGTGCAGATGGCAGGGGTCGAGATGCAGAGCCAGGGATCGCAGCCGATCCTGGTGTTCGCCGACGACGGCCGCTCGATGGGGCTCGTGGTCGACGAGATCATCGACATCGTCGAGGAGCGGCTCAACATCGAGGTGGCGGGCTCGCAGGACGGCATCCTCGGTTCGGCCGTGATCAAGGGCCAGGCCACCGAGGTGATCGACGTCGGCCACTTCCTCCCGATGGCGTTCGCCGACTGGTTCTCGCGCAAGGAGATGCGGCCGTCGGCCTCGGCGCAGTCGGTGCTCTTGGTCGACGACTCCGCGTTCTTCCGCAACATGCTGGCGCCGGTGCTCAAGGCCGCCGGCTACAAGGTCAGGACCGCGGGAGGCGCCCAGGAAGGGCTCGCCGCGCTGCGCTCCGGGCAGGCCTTCGACGTCGTGCTGACCGACATCGAGATGCCCGAGATGAACGGCTTTGAGTTCGCCGAGAACATCCGAAGTGACCACAATCTCAACCAGCTGCCGATCATCGCGCTGTCGGCGATGGTGTCGCCGGCGGCGATCGAGCGCGGCCGGCAGGCCGGCTTCCACGACTATGTCGCCAAGTTCGATCGTCCCGGGCTGATCGCGGCGCTGAAAGAGCAGACCGCCGAGATCCGGAAAGCGGCCTGA
- a CDS encoding chemotaxis protein CheW, translated as MTSKTETSEGAMAEYVTAVIGGQLFGLPISRVQDVFMPERLTRVPLASSEIAGVLNLRGRIVTVVDMRARLGLPKADDGQLPMAVGVDQRGESYGLLIDQIGEVLRLPDDSREDNPVNLDPRMAKLAGGVHRLDGQLMVVLDVDRVLELVPDAKAA; from the coding sequence ATGACCAGCAAGACCGAGACCAGTGAGGGCGCGATGGCCGAATACGTCACCGCGGTGATCGGCGGGCAGCTGTTCGGGCTGCCGATCTCGCGGGTGCAGGACGTGTTCATGCCGGAGCGGCTGACGCGGGTGCCGCTGGCCTCCAGCGAGATCGCCGGCGTGCTCAACCTGCGCGGCCGCATCGTCACCGTGGTCGACATGCGCGCCCGGCTCGGCCTGCCGAAGGCCGACGACGGCCAGCTGCCGATGGCGGTCGGCGTCGACCAGCGCGGCGAATCCTATGGCCTGCTGATCGACCAGATCGGCGAGGTGCTGCGGTTGCCCGACGACAGCCGCGAGGACAATCCGGTCAACCTCGATCCCCGCATGGCCAAGCTCGCCGGCGGCGTCCACCGCCTCGACGGCCAGCTCATGGTCGTCCTCGATGTCGATCGCGTGCTCGAACTGGTGCCTGATGCAAAGGCGGCTTGA
- a CDS encoding PleD family two-component system response regulator → MRTCLVVDDSSVIRKVARRILEGLDFQIVEAEDGAKALEACKRAMPEAVLLDWNMPVMDGYEFLGNLRRMPGGDQPKVVFCTTENDVAHIARALHAGANEYIMKPFDRDIVTAKFQEVGLI, encoded by the coding sequence ATGAGAACGTGTCTTGTAGTCGATGACTCAAGCGTCATTCGCAAGGTCGCCCGCCGTATCCTGGAAGGGCTCGATTTCCAGATCGTCGAAGCCGAGGACGGCGCCAAGGCGCTCGAAGCCTGCAAGCGCGCGATGCCGGAAGCCGTGCTGCTCGACTGGAACATGCCTGTCATGGACGGCTACGAGTTTCTCGGCAATCTCCGTCGCATGCCCGGCGGCGATCAGCCCAAGGTCGTGTTCTGCACCACCGAGAATGACGTCGCGCATATCGCACGCGCGCTGCATGCCGGTGCCAACGAATACATCATGAAGCCGTTCGACCGGGACATCGTCACCGCGAAGTTCCAGGAAGTCGGGTTGATCTAG
- a CDS encoding chemotaxis response regulator protein-glutamate methylesterase, protein MSVALTSTAVPTSTRSDKVRVMVVDDSVVIRGMISRWIGAEPDMEVVASLRTGLDAVNQLERINPDVAVLDIEMPDLDGISALPQLLAKKRDLVIIMASTLTRRNAEISLKALSLGASDYIPKPESTREATAAETFRHDLIQKIRHLGAKARRSTVHTTASPPLAPGHDKPRTGLAPAATPPAPIARRSFGLLQPKVLLIGSSTGGPQALMSLVAEIGPVIDRVPVLITQHMPPTFTTILAEHLARTSKRPAHEGIDGEVIKPGQIYLAPGGRHMRIVRHGIDATIVLDDGPPVNFCKPAVDPMFSSAIDVWQGSIMSVILTGMGSDGMRGGKDIVAAGGSVIAQDEATSVVWGMPGAAVNAGICAAVLPLNQIASKLVRVFAGDRS, encoded by the coding sequence ATGAGTGTTGCGTTGACAAGTACTGCGGTCCCGACATCGACCCGTTCCGACAAGGTGCGGGTGATGGTCGTCGACGATTCCGTGGTCATCCGGGGGATGATCTCGCGCTGGATCGGCGCCGAGCCCGACATGGAGGTCGTGGCCTCGCTGCGTACCGGCCTCGACGCCGTCAACCAGCTCGAGCGTATCAACCCCGATGTCGCGGTACTCGATATCGAGATGCCCGACCTCGACGGCATCTCGGCGCTGCCGCAGCTGCTGGCGAAGAAGCGCGACCTCGTCATCATCATGGCCTCCACGCTGACTCGCCGCAACGCGGAGATCAGCCTGAAGGCGCTCTCGCTCGGCGCGTCCGATTACATTCCGAAGCCGGAGAGCACGCGCGAAGCCACCGCGGCGGAAACCTTCCGCCACGACCTGATCCAGAAGATCCGTCATCTCGGCGCCAAGGCGCGGCGCAGCACCGTGCACACCACGGCGAGCCCGCCGCTCGCGCCGGGGCACGACAAGCCGCGCACGGGGCTGGCTCCTGCCGCAACGCCGCCGGCGCCGATCGCGCGCCGTTCGTTCGGCCTGCTGCAGCCGAAGGTGCTGCTGATCGGCTCCTCCACCGGCGGCCCGCAGGCACTTATGTCGCTGGTCGCAGAGATCGGCCCTGTGATCGATCGCGTCCCGGTGCTGATCACCCAGCACATGCCGCCGACCTTCACCACCATTCTCGCCGAGCATCTGGCGCGCACCAGCAAGCGGCCGGCGCATGAGGGGATCGACGGCGAGGTCATCAAGCCGGGTCAGATCTATCTGGCGCCGGGCGGACGCCACATGCGCATCGTCCGCCACGGCATCGATGCCACGATCGTGCTCGACGACGGGCCGCCGGTCAATTTCTGCAAGCCCGCGGTGGATCCGATGTTCAGCTCCGCGATCGATGTCTGGCAGGGCAGCATCATGTCGGTGATCCTGACCGGCATGGGCTCCGATGGCATGCGCGGCGGCAAGGACATCGTCGCCGCCGGCGGCAGCGTGATCGCCCAGGACGAGGCGACCAGCGTCGTGTGGGGCATGCCCGGTGCTGCGGTCAATGCCGGCATCTGCGCGGCGGTGTTGCCGCTCAATCAGATCGCATCGAAGCTTGTTCGCGTGTTTGCGGGAGACCGTTCGTGA
- a CDS encoding protein-glutamate O-methyltransferase CheR → MTPLDYEYLRKLLKERSGLDLSADKQYLVESRLLPLARRSNLAGIPELVQKMKGGAEMLTSEVVEAMTTNETFFFRDKIPFDHLKDAVLPALAQARAARRSLRVWCAASSTGQEPYSIAMLLKEMTALFSGWRIEIIATDLSQAVLEKSKAGLFSQFEVQRGLPIQLLLKHFVQKGELWQLNADIRGMVQHRQLNLLQDISHLGTFDVIFCRNVLIYFDQQTKASIFGKISRMLEPDGVLALGAAESVVGITNLFRPYPERRGLYQPSTAPVARAGAVHVLKAVASAAR, encoded by the coding sequence GTGACGCCGCTGGACTACGAGTATCTGCGTAAGCTGCTGAAGGAACGTTCCGGCCTCGATCTGTCGGCCGACAAGCAGTATCTGGTCGAGAGCCGCCTGTTGCCGCTGGCACGCCGGTCGAACCTCGCCGGCATTCCCGAGCTCGTCCAGAAGATGAAGGGCGGCGCCGAGATGCTGACGTCGGAGGTGGTCGAGGCGATGACCACCAACGAGACCTTCTTCTTTCGCGACAAGATCCCGTTCGACCATCTGAAGGACGCGGTGCTGCCGGCACTGGCGCAGGCGCGCGCCGCGCGGCGCAGCTTGCGCGTCTGGTGCGCGGCCTCGTCGACCGGCCAGGAGCCCTATTCGATCGCGATGCTGCTGAAGGAAATGACCGCGCTGTTCAGCGGCTGGCGCATCGAGATCATCGCCACCGACCTGTCGCAGGCGGTGCTGGAGAAGTCCAAGGCCGGCCTGTTCAGCCAGTTCGAGGTGCAGCGCGGCCTGCCGATCCAGCTGCTGCTCAAGCACTTCGTGCAGAAGGGCGAGCTCTGGCAGCTCAACGCCGATATCCGCGGCATGGTGCAGCACCGCCAGCTCAACCTGCTGCAGGACATCTCGCATCTCGGCACCTTCGACGTGATCTTCTGCCGCAACGTGCTGATCTATTTCGACCAGCAGACCAAGGCTTCGATCTTCGGCAAGATCTCCCGGATGCTCGAGCCCGATGGTGTGCTGGCGCTTGGCGCGGCGGAATCCGTGGTGGGCATCACCAATCTGTTCAGGCCCTATCCCGAGCGTCGCGGGCTCTATCAGCCGAGCACCGCCCCGGTCGCGCGTGCCGGCGCCGTGCATGTGCTGAAGGCGGTCGCGTCCGCGGCGCGGTGA
- a CDS encoding glutathionylspermidine synthase family protein, translated as MQRIACSERDDWQATAESAGFTFHTIDGERYWDERAYYAFTLDEIERDIETPTGEIDAMCLELAGRAVKDEQYLRRLKIPEAFWDLIAASWRRKDPSLYGRLDLKFSGSGPAKLLEYNADTPTSIFEAAVFQWTWLEQAIERNIIPKRADQFNSIHEALIEAWKTIGATHPLHLTGLTGNAEDAGTLAYLEDTAAQAGLKTTLLDIEQVGLRGDGQFVDLDERPIALAFKLYPWEWMFHDAFGKNLSTAPTQWIEPPWKAILSNKGILPLLWEMFPKHPNLLPAYFEEDPQAAQLGSSFVRKPIYSREGANVELVSAGITLVAEQGPYGAEGFIRQALAPLPNFSGQYPVIGSWLVNGTPCGLSIREDENPITGNTSRFLPHAIL; from the coding sequence ATGCAACGCATCGCATGCTCCGAGCGCGACGATTGGCAGGCAACCGCCGAAAGCGCCGGCTTCACCTTCCACACCATCGACGGCGAACGCTATTGGGACGAGCGCGCCTATTACGCCTTCACGCTCGACGAGATCGAGCGAGATATCGAGACGCCGACCGGCGAGATCGACGCGATGTGCCTCGAGCTCGCCGGACGCGCGGTCAAGGATGAACAATATCTGCGCCGGCTGAAGATACCGGAAGCGTTCTGGGACCTGATCGCGGCGAGCTGGCGCCGCAAGGACCCGAGCCTCTACGGCCGGCTCGACCTCAAATTCAGCGGCAGCGGCCCAGCCAAGCTGCTCGAGTACAACGCCGACACGCCGACCTCGATCTTCGAGGCCGCGGTGTTTCAATGGACCTGGCTCGAACAGGCGATCGAACGCAACATCATCCCGAAGCGCGCCGACCAGTTCAACTCGATCCACGAGGCGCTGATCGAGGCCTGGAAGACGATCGGCGCGACCCACCCGCTGCATCTCACCGGACTGACCGGCAATGCCGAGGATGCCGGCACGCTCGCCTATCTGGAGGACACCGCGGCGCAGGCCGGGCTGAAGACCACGCTGCTCGACATCGAACAGGTCGGGCTGCGCGGCGACGGCCAATTCGTCGACCTCGACGAACGCCCGATCGCGCTCGCGTTCAAGCTCTATCCGTGGGAGTGGATGTTCCACGACGCGTTCGGCAAGAACCTTTCGACCGCGCCGACGCAATGGATCGAGCCGCCATGGAAGGCGATCCTCTCCAACAAGGGCATCCTGCCGCTGTTGTGGGAGATGTTTCCAAAGCACCCCAATCTCTTGCCGGCCTATTTCGAGGAAGACCCGCAGGCCGCGCAGCTCGGCAGTTCCTTCGTGCGCAAGCCGATCTATTCGCGCGAGGGCGCCAACGTCGAACTGGTCAGCGCCGGCATCACGCTGGTCGCGGAGCAAGGCCCCTACGGCGCCGAGGGTTTTATCCGCCAGGCCCTCGCACCGCTGCCGAATTTTTCCGGGCAGTACCCGGTGATCGGCAGCTGGCTGGTGAATGGCACGCCGTGCGGGCTGTCGATCCGCGAGGACGAGAATCCGATCACCGGCAACACCTCGCGCTTCCTGCCGCACGCGATTTTGTAG
- a CDS encoding DUF350 domain-containing protein — translation MILQSLAGLPAFLVYFCTALIAVVAYLFVYTRVTPHDEFQLIRDNDPAAAIALGLSLLGFVLPVVSAIAHSANVVDCLIWSIIALIVQIIVYYIVKIPVPNLSARIASGEMAAAIWLGLSSLAAGALNAACMIY, via the coding sequence ATGATCCTGCAATCCCTCGCCGGCCTGCCGGCGTTCCTGGTCTATTTCTGCACGGCGCTGATCGCCGTGGTCGCCTACCTCTTCGTCTACACCCGCGTCACCCCGCACGACGAATTCCAGCTGATCCGCGACAATGATCCGGCGGCGGCGATTGCGCTGGGCCTCAGCCTGCTCGGCTTCGTGCTGCCCGTGGTCAGCGCCATCGCCCATTCCGCCAATGTGGTGGACTGCCTGATCTGGAGCATCATCGCGCTGATCGTGCAGATCATCGTCTATTACATCGTGAAGATCCCGGTGCCGAACCTGTCGGCGCGGATCGCCTCGGGTGAAATGGCGGCGGCGATCTGGCTCGGGCTGTCCTCGCTGGCCGCAGGCGCGCTGAACGCGGCCTGCATGATCTACTGA